From Pseudoalteromonas rubra, one genomic window encodes:
- a CDS encoding putative quinol monooxygenase, whose translation MSTLTCIAKITAKETHKNTVLAELTKIVLPTLSEKGCINYDMHIDNNDDTVFMFHENWESEQDLNSHLESVHIKKCFEIIGDMLESVEISRLSKVKV comes from the coding sequence ATGAGCACATTGACTTGTATTGCAAAAATTACCGCAAAGGAAACACATAAGAACACTGTTCTAGCGGAGTTAACTAAAATAGTCCTGCCTACCTTAAGTGAAAAAGGATGCATCAACTACGACATGCATATTGATAACAATGATGACACCGTTTTTATGTTTCATGAGAATTGGGAATCAGAACAAGATTTAAATAGTCACCTTGAGTCAGTGCATATTAAAAAATGCTTCGAAATTATCGGTGATATGCTTGAATCAGTTGAGATATCAAGGCTTTCAAAAGTTAAGGTTTAA
- a CDS encoding IS5 family transposase: MKEKRITNWREYNKALIARGNIQLWFSEDAIEQWNNTQHHGGKGRANHFSELAIETCLTLRAVFRLSLRAAQGFVSSLISMMKLDLDTPTYSCLCKRSAELAVRYRPHSSASGGIDIVVDSTGLKVYGNGEWHARKHGANKRRTWRKLHLAVDPDTHQIVGAELSTVSVADSEVLGDLLRPLRRKISSVKADGAYDTRGCYAEVAAKKAEAVIPPRSNAQLWEDGHARNSAVILTKHIGSSEWKKCVNYHQRSLAETAMYRYKQLMGDKLVSRGFNQQHTEAMIKVKVLNRMTRLGMPEYQGSS, translated from the coding sequence TTGAAAGAAAAGCGTATCACCAACTGGCGCGAATACAACAAAGCCCTTATCGCCAGAGGTAACATCCAACTTTGGTTTTCCGAGGACGCGATTGAACAGTGGAACAACACGCAACATCACGGCGGTAAAGGCCGGGCTAATCATTTCTCTGAACTGGCAATTGAGACCTGCCTGACTTTGCGGGCTGTATTTCGCTTGTCTCTTCGAGCTGCACAGGGTTTTGTTTCGTCACTAATATCAATGATGAAGCTTGATTTGGATACGCCAACTTATAGTTGTTTGTGCAAGCGTAGTGCAGAGCTGGCAGTTCGCTATAGGCCACACTCCAGTGCATCCGGAGGCATTGATATTGTGGTTGATAGCACTGGTTTGAAGGTGTACGGAAATGGTGAGTGGCATGCAAGAAAACATGGTGCAAACAAGCGCCGAACATGGCGAAAGCTACACCTGGCAGTTGATCCAGATACACACCAAATCGTAGGCGCTGAGTTGTCCACAGTGTCTGTAGCTGATTCAGAAGTTTTGGGTGACCTACTCAGACCATTGCGCAGGAAGATCAGCTCAGTTAAAGCAGATGGTGCCTATGATACCAGAGGCTGTTATGCCGAAGTAGCAGCTAAAAAGGCCGAAGCAGTGATCCCACCAAGGAGTAACGCACAGTTGTGGGAGGATGGACATGCTCGCAACAGCGCGGTCATTTTAACAAAGCATATAGGCAGCAGTGAGTGGAAAAAATGTGTGAACTACCATCAACGTTCACTGGCGGAAACGGCAATGTACCGATACAAACAGCTAATGGGTGACAAGCTGGTCAGTCGTGGATTCAATCAGCAACACACTGAAGCGATGATCAAAGTGAAAGTACTCAATAGAATGACTAGGCTAGGTATGCCTGAATATCAGGGAAGCAGTTGA
- a CDS encoding IS4 family transposase, translating into MRDTTILHDMLRKNCPQIHARRLDSLMLATETLLDCNQLSLTELGRNMKGPVAAKHNIKRMDRLLGNTAMHNDRLAIYRFHARLICGANPMPILLVDWADVREQLRLMTLRASVSIQGRSMIVYERTFTFAQYNSPKSHQLFLDELASILPDKCIPLIVTDAGYRNTWFRQVDKKGRFWLGRVRGKVTYQHKNSENWHVNQALYPSATPRGRYIGEVKLGRKSPINCHLHLYKAKQKGRTDRRSSKAGRHHTAQKSYRTGSKEPWLLATNLPADLFKPKRVVSLYAKRMQIEESFRDLKSPQYGMGLRHSKSRCPNRLDILLLLSLLATIILWWIGLYAQHSSWQRKFQANTIRDRAVLSTVRLGKEVRRRSDYVMTGKQLLWAIREYVRLIHRLGRPQL; encoded by the coding sequence ATGCGTGATACCACCATCCTACACGATATGCTCAGAAAAAACTGCCCCCAAATTCATGCTCGGCGCCTTGATTCATTAATGCTGGCAACTGAGACTTTGCTCGATTGCAACCAACTATCTCTTACAGAGCTGGGTCGAAATATGAAGGGCCCTGTCGCTGCAAAACACAACATTAAACGTATGGACCGACTGCTTGGCAACACCGCTATGCATAACGACCGACTCGCTATTTACCGCTTCCATGCGCGCCTGATATGTGGCGCTAATCCCATGCCTATCTTGCTGGTCGACTGGGCCGATGTGCGTGAGCAACTGCGGCTGATGACGTTACGTGCTTCCGTCAGCATTCAGGGACGCTCAATGATAGTGTATGAACGCACTTTCACCTTTGCTCAATACAACTCACCTAAGTCCCATCAATTGTTCCTTGATGAACTTGCCAGCATCCTGCCTGATAAATGTATTCCACTCATCGTGACCGATGCTGGCTATCGAAATACCTGGTTTCGACAGGTCGATAAAAAAGGTCGGTTCTGGCTGGGACGGGTGCGTGGCAAAGTCACTTATCAGCATAAGAACAGCGAAAATTGGCATGTAAATCAGGCGCTTTATCCATCAGCCACTCCCCGTGGACGTTATATTGGAGAGGTAAAACTTGGCCGAAAAAGTCCTATCAACTGCCACCTGCATTTATATAAAGCCAAACAAAAAGGTCGTACTGACAGGCGCTCTTCAAAAGCTGGCAGGCATCATACCGCCCAAAAAAGTTATCGAACTGGCAGTAAGGAACCCTGGCTATTGGCCACTAACCTACCCGCTGACTTGTTCAAACCCAAACGTGTTGTCTCACTTTACGCCAAGCGCATGCAAATCGAAGAAAGCTTTCGAGACCTGAAAAGCCCCCAATACGGGATGGGTCTGCGGCATAGTAAAAGTCGATGCCCCAACCGGCTCGATATATTGTTATTACTCTCTTTGCTGGCGACCATTATTCTCTGGTGGATCGGCCTGTATGCTCAGCACTCAAGTTGGCAACGAAAGTTTCAGGCAAATACCATCAGAGATCGTGCTGTGCTGTCGACTGTCAGGCTTGGCAAAGAGGTCAGGCGACGAAGCGATTATGTTATGACGGGGAAGCAACTACTCTGGGCTATACGCGAATACGTGCGCTTGATACATCGGCTTGGGAGGCCTCAATTATGA
- a CDS encoding sphingomyelin phosphodiesterase, producing the protein MKAKHALLCALMLNSTHSMADSLKVMAYNIMQLNVQDWDQENRAERLPAVLASMSDSPDVILISEAFNSDAEQALAELSALYPYQTPNVGLDCSGSGWDGFTGNCSNSPFVIRGGVVILSKYPIVKQKAHVFENSLSGSWDYLSNKGFAYVEIEKDSQRYHLIGTHLQATHDGDTAQEHRVRMGQLSEIQSFISAENIPASEPVIIGGDMNVEWSKQDEVADMLATSRAELNFETPEVGSFPAKYNWFTKANAYYFDYSLDYNDTLDYVFWHRDHKQPTNAPSMAVRYPKAEQNWYWSYLRGNWQLSDGRYYHNGYYNELSDHYPVQVNFEF; encoded by the coding sequence ATGAAAGCTAAGCATGCGCTGTTATGTGCACTGATGCTGAACAGTACACACAGCATGGCCGATTCACTGAAAGTAATGGCATACAATATTATGCAGCTTAATGTACAGGACTGGGATCAGGAGAACCGGGCGGAGCGTTTGCCTGCTGTACTGGCCTCAATGAGCGACAGTCCGGATGTGATTTTGATCAGTGAAGCTTTCAACAGCGATGCCGAACAGGCACTGGCTGAACTCTCTGCACTTTACCCTTATCAGACGCCCAATGTGGGTCTGGATTGCAGCGGCAGCGGTTGGGATGGTTTCACGGGCAACTGCTCAAACAGTCCGTTCGTGATCCGTGGCGGCGTGGTGATTTTGTCTAAATACCCGATTGTTAAGCAAAAAGCTCATGTGTTTGAAAACAGCTTGAGTGGCAGCTGGGATTATCTGTCAAACAAAGGTTTTGCTTACGTCGAAATCGAGAAAGACAGTCAGCGTTATCACCTGATCGGCACACACTTGCAGGCAACCCACGACGGCGACACCGCTCAGGAGCACCGCGTGCGTATGGGTCAGTTAAGTGAAATTCAGTCGTTTATCAGTGCCGAAAATATCCCTGCCAGCGAGCCAGTTATCATTGGCGGCGACATGAATGTTGAGTGGAGCAAGCAAGACGAAGTGGCCGATATGCTTGCAACCTCACGTGCTGAGTTAAATTTTGAGACGCCTGAGGTTGGCTCATTCCCGGCAAAATACAATTGGTTTACCAAAGCCAATGCGTACTACTTTGATTACAGTCTGGATTACAATGACACGCTGGACTACGTTTTCTGGCATCGTGACCACAAGCAGCCAACCAATGCACCGAGTATGGCGGTACGCTACCCGAAAGCAGAGCAAAACTGGTACTGGAGCTACCTGCGTGGTAACTGGCAATTAAGTGACGGCCGTTACTATCACAATGGCTACTATAACGAATTATCAGATCACTATCCGGTACAAGTTAACTTTGAGTTTTGA
- a CDS encoding putative quinol monooxygenase — MTAKETHKNTVLAELTKIVLPTLSEKGCINYDMHIDNNDDTVFMFHENWESEQDLNSHLESVHIKKCFEIIGDMLESVEISRLSKVKV; from the coding sequence ATTACCGCAAAGGAAACACATAAGAACACTGTTCTAGCGGAGTTAACTAAAATAGTCCTGCCTACCTTAAGTGAAAAAGGATGCATCAACTACGACATGCATATTGATAACAATGATGACACCGTTTTTATGTTTCATGAGAATTGGGAATCAGAACAAGATTTAAATAGTCACCTTGAGTCAGTGCATATTAAAAAATGCTTCGAAATTATCGGTGATATGCTTGAATCAGTTGAGATATCAAGGCTTTCAAAAGTTAAGGTTTAA